A single genomic interval of Helianthus annuus cultivar XRQ/B chromosome 13, HanXRQr2.0-SUNRISE, whole genome shotgun sequence harbors:
- the LOC110902355 gene encoding uncharacterized protein LOC110902355 produces the protein MNQGQGIQTQLPKFTGQNYYHWHIQVKVLLESQELWNVVNEGIRELGTNPTEEAISTHRDAVKKDKRALYILFQSVSETIFERIALATSSKEAWNILHKSYRGENRVKTIKLQSLRCEVDSLKMREGESIEDYFNRTILIVNQLRMNEESISEQRIVEKILRSLTRNYESVVITVEETKNLENISTEELMGILQSHELRLKRYEDTPTEHAFQMQNSSQDRYNSSQNETKGRGKSKGRNWSTVRCYNCQKMGHTAKFCHRKDDYEKTDNVLIHRDEESNEHEDTMFMIFNMEETIKDDCWYLDSGCSNHMTGNRELFINLDESIKKEVRTGDDKRLEVQGCGEVSITIKDKIRKIPKVFYVKGLKHNLLSVGQLIEKGYAVLFKENHCIIKDVNDEIVGNINMTSNKMFPLRPVNDLHLAMTITMKEASSL, from the coding sequence ATGAATCAGGGACAAGGAATTCAAACTCAACTTCCAAAATTCACAGGGCAAAACTACTACCACTGGCACATTCAAGTGAAAGTTTTACTTGAATCTCAAGAACTGTGGAATGTAGTTAATGAAGGAATTCGTGAATTAGGCACCAATCCAACGGAAGAAGCGATTTCAACGCACAGAGATGCAGTCAAAAAGGATAAACGTGCATTATATATCTTATTTCAATCTGTAAGTGAAACCATATTCGAGAGGATTGCGCTGGCAACATCATCAAAAGAGGCGTGGAACATTCTGCATAAATCATATCGTGGAGAAAATCGGGTAAAGACAATTAAACTTCAATCTCTTCGATGTGAAGTTGATTCATTAAAAATGAGGGAAGGGGAATCTATAGAAGATTATTTTAATCGAACGATTCTTATAGTTAATCAATTAAGGATGAACGAAGAATCAATTAGTGAACAGAGAATTGTAGAAAAAATTCTACGAAGTTTAACTCGGAACTATGAATCTGTGGTAATAACTGTGGAAGAAacaaaaaatttagaaaatattTCGACTGAGGAATTAATGGGTATTCTACAATCTCATGAATTGAGATTGAAACGCTATGAAGATACACCCACTGAACATGCATTTCAAATGCAAAATTCCAGTCAAGACCGCTATAATTCATCACAGAATGAAACAAAGGGACGCGGGAAGAGTAAGGGTCGAAATTGGAGCACAGTTAGATGTTACAATTGTCAGAAGATGGGTCACACGGCCAAGTTTTGTCATCGAAAGGATGATTATGAAAAAACTGACAACGTTTTAATTCATAGAGATGAAGAAAGTAATGAACATGAAGACACAATGTTCATGATCTTCAATATGGAGGAAACAATCAAGGATGATTGTTGGTATTTGGACAGTGGTTGTAGTAACCACATGACGGGAAATAGAGAACTCTTCATCAACTTAGATGAATCGATAAAGAAAGAAGTAAGAACTGGGGATGACAAACGACTGGAAGTACAAGGATGCGGCGAAGTATCAATTACAATCAAAGATAAAATTCGGAAAATACCAAAGGTATTCTATGTAAAGGGCTTAAAACATAATCTTTTAAGCGTAGGGCAACTCATCGAAAAAGGATATGCAGTTTTGTTCAAAGAAAATCATTGCATAATCAAAGATGTAAACGATGAAATCGttggaaacattaacatgacaaGTAATAAGATGTTTCCTCTTCGGCCAGTTAATGACTTACATCTTGCAATGACCATAACCATGAAGGAAGCGTCTTCACTCTGA